A part of Melittangium boletus DSM 14713 genomic DNA contains:
- a CDS encoding DUF5953 family protein, giving the protein MRGCLCWRRCRWARGLRPSRRRRSSWERRSSRAWCGQACTSALLFSAACHAKPCCLNSLTPFRGEGGALLDGGWMVRLTDVPLDLNDPTNIKALLRDCARFPQTGGHSL; this is encoded by the coding sequence ATGCGCGGTTGCCTCTGCTGGCGCCGCTGCCGTTGGGCTCGGGGTTTGCGTCCCTCGCGGCGCCGGAGATCGTCGTGGGAGCGGAGATCGTCGCGGGCGTGGTGCGGTCAGGCGTGTACCTCAGCTCTTCTCTTTTCCGCCGCGTGTCACGCTAAGCCATGCTGCCTAAATTCTTTGACACCCTTTCGGGGCGAGGGCGGGGCACTCCTCGACGGCGGTTGGATGGTTCGACTCACGGATGTTCCGCTCGACCTCAATGACCCTACGAACATCAAGGCGCTCTTGCGCGACTGTGCGCGCTTTCCGCAAACTGGTGGCCACTCCTTATGA
- a CDS encoding TetR/AcrR family transcriptional regulator, giving the protein MAEPKRKRRDAESARAEILDAAEKRLVSAGPSGIRLQEVAADAGVSHPTVLHHFGSREALVDAVVARALRSINARLIEALQASRGEEVELTRMLDAVFDSMGASGQGRVLMWLALEGRHVEGDEVTLSAVVDAAQALRESRRGRKKAPPREDTAHLVVLAALVLTGLPVLGPTLLRNSGLDNDADAMRRFRGFLAKMLLRHFSTPE; this is encoded by the coding sequence ATGGCTGAGCCGAAGCGGAAGAGGCGCGACGCGGAGTCCGCGCGCGCGGAGATCCTGGATGCCGCCGAGAAACGGTTGGTGAGCGCCGGACCGAGCGGCATCCGCCTCCAGGAGGTCGCGGCGGACGCGGGCGTGTCACACCCGACGGTGCTTCACCACTTCGGCAGCCGCGAGGCCCTGGTCGACGCGGTCGTCGCGCGCGCCCTGAGGTCGATCAACGCGCGGCTGATCGAGGCGCTCCAGGCGTCGCGGGGCGAGGAGGTGGAGCTCACGCGGATGCTCGACGCCGTCTTCGATTCGATGGGCGCTTCCGGGCAGGGGCGTGTGCTCATGTGGCTCGCGCTCGAAGGGCGTCATGTCGAGGGCGACGAAGTCACGCTCTCCGCGGTCGTCGACGCGGCCCAGGCGCTGCGCGAGTCCAGACGTGGCCGCAAGAAGGCACCGCCGCGCGAGGACACGGCCCACCTCGTGGTGCTCGCGGCGCTCGTCTTGACGGGACTGCCCGTGCTCGGTCCCACCCTCTTGCGCAACAGCGGCCTGGACAACGACGCCGACGCGATGCGTCGCTTTCGCGGGTTCCTCGCGAAGATGCTCCTTCGTCACTTCTCGACGCCGGAGTGA
- a CDS encoding Coq4 family protein yields MAHRQFAPRRAFHAARTLAKDPDDLPQVFTLIESLSWDTLERIASGLRRNDTGRALLEKKPDIVEVLADREALARLPEGSLGRAYLDFVERENISAQGIRDAAAKGATLDQTLPTPLNWVHARMRDTHDLWHAATGYHGDVLGETALLAFNLAQNMNPAIGLIIGIGLLKTRGSPDASKARETILDGFRRGWKAAWLPAVDWEALLALPVEEVRRRLNLEAPRDYRPIRSTELKAHQAAA; encoded by the coding sequence ATGGCCCACCGTCAGTTCGCTCCCCGTCGTGCGTTTCACGCCGCCCGCACCCTCGCCAAGGATCCCGACGACCTGCCGCAGGTCTTCACCCTGATCGAGTCGCTCTCGTGGGACACGCTGGAGCGGATCGCGTCGGGATTGCGACGCAACGACACCGGCCGCGCGCTGCTCGAGAAGAAGCCGGACATCGTGGAGGTACTCGCCGATCGCGAGGCCCTCGCTCGCCTGCCCGAGGGATCGCTTGGACGCGCATACCTCGACTTCGTCGAGCGCGAGAACATCTCCGCGCAGGGCATCCGAGACGCGGCCGCGAAGGGAGCGACGCTCGACCAAACGCTGCCCACACCGCTCAACTGGGTGCACGCGCGCATGCGCGACACGCACGACCTGTGGCACGCCGCGACCGGCTATCACGGCGACGTGCTCGGCGAGACGGCGCTCCTCGCGTTCAATCTGGCGCAGAACATGAATCCCGCGATCGGGCTGATCATCGGCATCGGTCTGCTCAAGACGCGCGGCTCGCCCGACGCGAGCAAGGCGCGGGAGACCATTCTCGACGGCTTCCGCCGCGGCTGGAAGGCGGCGTGGCTGCCAGCCGTCGACTGGGAGGCACTCCTCGCGCTGCCCGTCGAGGAGGTGCGCCGCCGGCTGAACCTCGAGGCCCCGCGCGACTACCGTCCCATCCGGAGCACGGAGCTCAAGGCGCACCAGGCCGCGGCCTGA
- a CDS encoding tetratricopeptide repeat protein, which translates to MYTDATSFLPEELPRFALELLVSLVLVFPWFWARAQGALVRGVFVLHYRWGMARAVFWLVRGLEILPLSEPIRSHLRRLRTSIHESLGKTEVAVAGARELAAHARADGCWSCANGAVNAFINAGLYEEALRFDEPLEAVLKEGRFLDASRLLVHFNLVEADYNLGDWDAARQRLERMKDLVRSDPLMWNFFPIQHAWILAHTGRGEEALGALDAVDVRHVPRPYWSELHYTRAAALLALDRYEDARREAELGMDAARRASSHRNGLFLRGRIALAAGHTEEALRLFEEGANHRYKGQGGDALRVWAEGLERLGRREEARAVWRLVLERDPQSGAARDVASRLHSSSSAA; encoded by the coding sequence ATGTACACCGACGCCACGAGTTTCCTTCCAGAAGAGCTGCCCAGGTTCGCACTCGAACTCCTCGTCAGCCTCGTGCTCGTGTTTCCCTGGTTCTGGGCAAGAGCCCAGGGCGCGCTCGTGCGAGGGGTGTTCGTGCTCCACTATCGTTGGGGCATGGCCCGGGCCGTGTTCTGGCTCGTCAGGGGGTTGGAGATCCTTCCGCTCTCGGAGCCGATACGCTCCCATCTCCGGCGCTTGCGGACCTCCATCCACGAGTCGCTTGGCAAGACCGAGGTGGCTGTCGCGGGAGCGCGTGAGCTCGCGGCGCATGCGCGGGCGGACGGCTGCTGGTCCTGCGCCAATGGCGCCGTCAACGCCTTCATCAACGCGGGCCTCTACGAGGAAGCGCTCCGGTTCGATGAGCCCCTCGAGGCCGTGTTGAAGGAGGGGAGGTTCCTGGACGCGAGTCGGCTCCTCGTCCACTTCAACCTGGTCGAGGCCGACTACAACCTGGGCGACTGGGACGCGGCCCGCCAGCGTCTTGAACGCATGAAGGACCTGGTGCGTTCCGATCCCCTGATGTGGAACTTCTTCCCCATCCAGCACGCCTGGATCCTGGCGCACACGGGGCGGGGCGAGGAGGCACTCGGGGCCCTGGACGCGGTCGACGTGCGGCACGTGCCTCGGCCCTACTGGAGCGAGCTCCACTACACCCGGGCCGCGGCCCTGCTCGCGCTGGACCGGTACGAGGACGCTCGCCGCGAGGCGGAGCTGGGGATGGACGCCGCGCGAAGGGCGTCGAGTCATCGCAATGGGTTGTTCCTGCGAGGGCGCATCGCCCTGGCGGCGGGCCACACCGAGGAAGCCCTGCGCCTCTTCGAGGAAGGGGCGAATCACCGCTACAAGGGGCAGGGCGGTGACGCGCTCCGGGTCTGGGCGGAGGGTCTCGAACGCTTGGGGCGCAGGGAAGAAGCCAGGGCGGTCTGGCGACTCGTGCTGGAGCGAGACCCCCAGAGCGGTGCGGCCAGGGACGTCGCTTCGCGGCTGCACTCCAGTTCGTCCGCGGCGTGA